The genomic interval GCCAAACTGGAAGGGTGAGCGGCATGAAAAAACGCACGGGCGTGGAGCGGGCGGTCATCGTCATGGCCGTCGTGGTCGTGCTGCTTGCGATCGCGCTGATCGTGGTCAACGCAGCCGGCATCCGCATCCACAAGTCTGCACCGGAGGCACCGGCCGCGACAAATCTGCCGCAGTTTCCGTTTTCCGACGAGCCGGAGCTGATCCTTGGCAGTGGACAGACCCCGTCGCGGGACGCCCAGCAGGCAGTTTCCGTCGGCGGCGAGGATAAGACTATGCAGCTCGTGACCGGCTCGTTTGCCCAGCGTGGCGGCCCGGATTTCTCGCTGTATCTGGATACTTCCGTGTTTCTGAGCACGGAAATGGACGGCAAGTGCTGCTTTGCCCGCGCGGATGATGCGAGCATGGACGCCTATCTGGAGATCGGTTATCACCCGGGCGCGGACGCACAGACGCTTGCGGGTACGATTCTCAATGACTACGGCACGATCGCAACGACGGAGTCGCTCGGTCAGGTCAAGCTTGGAGATCTGAATGCCTACGGCGTCAACGGCGCCACGGTGCAAAGGCAGCTCGAGGCATACCTGATCCCGACGGCGTGTGGCTGCATTTCGGTCGTGCTCTGCCGGGCGGGAACGGCGCCGGCGGGCTGGTATGAGAGCCTGCTTGCCTCGGCGCAGACGCTGCAGATCGCCGACTGAGAAAAATTGCACATCAAAACCACCCTTTCCGGCAACACTAGTCCGGAAGGGGTGTTTTGCTATGAAGAAAAAAACGCGCGTGCTCATCATTTCCTACACGGCGGCGCTCGTCGCGGCGCTTGCGGTCGGCCTGATCGCCTGCCGCACGGATGCCAACCGCCGCCAGACGGCCATGGATGCCAACTACCGCCACGCTTACGGCGAGGTGCTCAACGCCGTGCAGGAGCTCGACAGCTCGCTGCAAAAGAGCCTGTATGCAACGACGGCGGCCATGGAGTGCACGGTCTGCACGGATATCTATAGCAATGCGCAGACGGCGGAGATGGCGCTTGGTGTGCTGCCGGTCAATTCGCATGCGCTCGCGCGCATCGCGCGCAACATCGCCCTTGCCGGGGACTACGCGCGCACGCTCTCGCGCAATGCGGCGGAGGGCAGAACGTTCACATCCGAGGAGCTGGAGCATCTGCGCGCCTTTTCCGATGCAACAAAGCAGCTGAGCACACAGCTCGCGGCGCTTGGCCAGTCGCTTTATGACGGCGCGGTCACGACGACGGCGCACGTGCGCAGCACGGAGTCACTGGAAAACCTGGGATCGGAGGCGGACCTGTCCGATACGCTCGAGGCGGAGCTTGCGGCGCTGGCCGATTCGTTTGAGGAGCTGCCGCTCCCGATCGCGGACGGCAGCTATCAGGTGCGCACGGCGGCGGACTATGCCATGCTGGCGGGCCACGACGAGGTCACGGAGGAGCAGGCGCAGGCTGCGGCCGCGGCCTTTCTGGATCTGGATGCGGCGCGCCTGCAGGCGACCGGCCGCTCGGAGGGCGCCGTACCGTGCTGGAACTTTGACATCGACGGCGGGGACGATACGTCCTATATCGCGGTCACGGTCTCCGGCGGGGAAGTGCTGCGCTATTACTCCTCCTGTGCCGGCGGCGAACCGGTGCTTTCGACCGATGAGGCGGCAGAAGCGGCCGCGGCGTTTTTGCGCGCGCGCGGCTATGACGGCATGCGCCTGATCGACACGGAGGACGCGGGGCAGTCACTCATCTGCACGTTCTGCTATGTGCAGGACGGTGTTCTGTGCACGGCGGATCAGCTGCGCGTGCGCGTCCGGCTCGACGACGGGACGGTCTGCGGCTTCTCGTCGGCATCGTATCTGGACACGCACCGGGCGCGCACGCTCTCGGCCGATACGATCGGCGCGGAAGCGGGACAGGCGGCCGTGCCCGGCGCGCTGCAGGTCGTGGACACGCGCACGGCATTTCTCCGGCTCTACGGCGCGCGGGAGACGCTGTGCTATGAGTACCTGTGCGAAACGGACGATGGGCAGCGCTGCGTCATCGCCGTCAATGCCCGCACCGGGCAGCAGGAACGCATCCAGACATCGGACGTGTCCGGCGGGGTGCAGATGCAGTTTTGATGCGCCGCGC from Clostridiales bacterium carries:
- a CDS encoding germination protein YpeB, which produces MKKKTRVLIISYTAALVAALAVGLIACRTDANRRQTAMDANYRHAYGEVLNAVQELDSSLQKSLYATTAAMECTVCTDIYSNAQTAEMALGVLPVNSHALARIARNIALAGDYARTLSRNAAEGRTFTSEELEHLRAFSDATKQLSTQLAALGQSLYDGAVTTTAHVRSTESLENLGSEADLSDTLEAELAALADSFEELPLPIADGSYQVRTAADYAMLAGHDEVTEEQAQAAAAAFLDLDAARLQATGRSEGAVPCWNFDIDGGDDTSYIAVTVSGGEVLRYYSSCAGGEPVLSTDEAAEAAAAFLRARGYDGMRLIDTEDAGQSLICTFCYVQDGVLCTADQLRVRVRLDDGTVCGFSSASYLDTHRARTLSADTIGAEAGQAAVPGALQVVDTRTAFLRLYGARETLCYEYLCETDDGQRCVIAVNARTGQQERIQTSDVSGGVQMQF